One segment of Streptosporangium brasiliense DNA contains the following:
- a CDS encoding GAF and ANTAR domain-containing protein, which yields MDVVDTLFGYSGAGLMFAEESKDLRYLVATDDRGRSLEGAQLHLGQGPCVSAYEENTAVTSSDVHADPRWPQLADRLHPEVRAVAGVPVRLGGAPVGTLNVYQSEPYDWDESDIQALKAYADVIEQLLTAAMAAEEKSALADQLQYALDYRVVIERAVGYLMGKHDLTAAQAFTGLRKQARDSRRRVADLAAEVLGEGAGGLR from the coding sequence GTGGATGTCGTTGACACGCTTTTCGGCTATTCGGGGGCGGGTCTGATGTTTGCGGAGGAGAGCAAGGATCTGCGCTATTTGGTCGCCACCGACGACCGGGGGCGCAGTCTTGAGGGCGCCCAGCTCCATCTGGGCCAGGGACCATGTGTGTCCGCCTACGAGGAGAACACCGCGGTGACCTCCTCCGACGTGCACGCGGACCCGCGCTGGCCGCAGCTCGCCGACCGGCTCCACCCCGAGGTGCGGGCGGTCGCCGGAGTGCCGGTACGGCTTGGCGGGGCTCCGGTGGGCACCTTGAACGTCTACCAGTCCGAGCCTTATGACTGGGACGAGTCGGATATCCAGGCACTCAAGGCGTATGCCGACGTGATCGAGCAGTTGCTCACCGCGGCGATGGCCGCCGAGGAGAAGAGCGCCCTGGCCGACCAGCTCCAGTACGCCCTCGACTACCGGGTGGTCATCGAGCGGGCCGTCGGCTACCTGATGGGCAAGCACGACCTCACCGCGGCCCAGGCGTTCACCGGTCTGCGCAAGCAGGCCAGGGACAGCCGCCGCCGGGTGGCCGACCTCGCGGCGGAGGTGCTCGGCGAGGGAGCCGGCGGACTGCGGTGA
- a CDS encoding quinone-dependent dihydroorotate dehydrogenase — translation MYRFVFTQVLSRFDPEAAHHLTLGALRLLSVTPVVKRLVHRRLAPRDPALRVQAFGVHFPGPFGLAAGFDKDAGCVEAMSALGFGHVEVGTVTAHAQPGNARPRLFRLVRDRAIINRMGFNNAGASAAARALSRPRGVPAIVGVNIGKTKVVPESEAVHDYVASAKELAPLADYLVVNVSSPNTPGLRDLQAVELLRPLLQAVKEVADGTPRRTPLLVKIAPDLADGDVDAVADLALELGLDGIIATNTTISREGVSSTETGGLSGRPLKARSLEVLRRLRARVGDRLVLVSVGGVEDVDDVWERLLAGATLVQGYSAMIYEGPLWAHRIHRGLSRRLRRHGVGDLREIIGRTAG, via the coding sequence ATGTATCGATTCGTGTTCACGCAGGTCCTCAGCCGCTTCGACCCGGAGGCCGCGCACCACCTGACGCTCGGCGCGCTCCGCCTCCTGTCGGTGACGCCGGTGGTCAAGCGGCTGGTCCACCGCCGTCTCGCACCGCGCGACCCCGCCCTGCGCGTGCAGGCCTTCGGCGTGCACTTCCCCGGCCCGTTCGGGCTGGCGGCGGGCTTCGACAAGGACGCCGGCTGCGTGGAGGCCATGTCCGCGCTCGGCTTCGGCCATGTCGAGGTCGGTACGGTCACCGCGCACGCCCAGCCGGGCAACGCCAGGCCCCGGCTGTTCCGGCTGGTCCGGGACCGGGCGATCATCAACCGGATGGGCTTCAACAACGCCGGCGCGAGCGCCGCGGCCCGGGCGCTGAGCAGGCCCCGCGGCGTCCCGGCGATCGTCGGCGTCAACATCGGCAAGACCAAGGTCGTGCCCGAGTCCGAGGCCGTCCACGACTACGTGGCCAGCGCCAAGGAGCTGGCCCCGCTGGCCGACTACCTGGTCGTCAACGTCAGCTCGCCGAACACCCCCGGCCTGCGCGACCTCCAGGCCGTCGAGCTGCTGCGCCCGCTGCTCCAGGCGGTCAAGGAGGTCGCCGACGGCACCCCCAGGCGCACCCCGCTGCTGGTCAAGATCGCCCCCGACCTGGCCGACGGCGACGTGGACGCGGTCGCCGACCTGGCCCTGGAGCTCGGGCTCGACGGCATCATCGCGACCAACACCACGATCAGCCGCGAGGGCGTCTCCAGCACCGAGACCGGCGGCCTGTCCGGCCGTCCGCTGAAGGCCCGCTCGCTGGAGGTGCTGCGCCGGCTGCGCGCCCGGGTGGGCGACCGTCTGGTGCTCGTCTCCGTCGGCGGCGTCGAGGACGTGGACGACGTCTGGGAGCGCCTGCTCGCCGGGGCCACCCTGGTCCAGGGCTACAGCGCGATGATCTACGAGGGGCCCCTCTGGGCCCACCGCATCCATCGTGGGCTCTCCCGCCGGCTCCGCCGCCATGGCGTCGGCGACCTGCGTGAAATCATCGGCCGCACCGCGGGCTGA
- a CDS encoding heavy-metal-associated domain-containing protein codes for MSVSTYTVTGMTCGHCVSSVKEEVGEVPGVTGVEVDLGSGRVDVSGDSLDDAAIRAAIEEAGYQVAG; via the coding sequence ATGAGCGTGAGCACATATACCGTCACCGGCATGACCTGCGGCCACTGCGTCAGCTCGGTCAAGGAGGAGGTCGGCGAGGTCCCCGGCGTCACCGGGGTCGAGGTCGACCTGGGGAGCGGCCGGGTGGACGTCTCCGGCGACTCCCTCGACGACGCCGCGATCCGCGCCGCCATCGAGGAGGCCGGCTACCAGGTGGCCGGCTGA
- a CDS encoding beta-N-acetylhexosaminidase, translating to MTDLLPLPAVFEPASGSFALSPGTSVSGPAELVDGLRSALAVLDLRPAEAGAVVVERDASLGAEAYRLEVTAAEVRIAAGDRAGAFYAGQTLRQLLPDAAFRTVAQAGWTVPSCRVEDAPRFSWRGVHLDVARHFMPKREVLRMVDLMAAHKLNRLHLHLVDDQGWRVESRIAPRLHEVASHRPRTATGRREDGPAFDEVPHGGYYTLDDLAEIASYARARAVTIVPEIDVPGHASAILAAYPALDARATDGREPEPFTVLDRWGISPAILSPLPPTVDFLIAVIDEMLGALGETPYVHVGGDECVLDDWAAAPEIVAYRRELGLESLSDLHAWFLRRLADLLAERGSRAVVWDEAFVSGMLRPDTIVMPWRGPGVARRAAEAGHDVVQTPVFPLYFDYAEAASEEEPLAIGEAITVSDVAAFDPAPESWTAGQRERVVGAQFQLWTERLPDGRAVDYRAWPRGCALAEVAWSGAAGPGFAARLERHLGRLDALGVEYRPLTGPRPWQLGGAGHRRHRPGAVKVEEVMKRLEELTHLADSTRPSM from the coding sequence ATGACTGACCTCCTGCCGCTCCCTGCCGTCTTCGAGCCCGCGTCCGGCTCCTTCGCGCTCTCTCCCGGCACCTCCGTCTCCGGCCCCGCCGAGCTGGTGGACGGGCTGCGGTCGGCGCTCGCCGTACTGGACCTGCGCCCCGCGGAGGCGGGGGCCGTCGTGGTGGAGCGGGACGCGTCGCTGGGCGCGGAGGCCTACCGGCTGGAGGTGACGGCCGCGGAGGTGAGGATCGCGGCCGGAGACCGCGCGGGGGCGTTCTACGCGGGCCAGACGCTGCGGCAGCTCCTGCCCGACGCGGCGTTCCGGACCGTCGCCCAGGCCGGCTGGACCGTTCCGTCCTGCCGGGTGGAGGACGCGCCCCGGTTCTCCTGGCGGGGGGTCCACCTCGACGTGGCACGGCACTTCATGCCCAAGCGCGAGGTGCTCCGCATGGTCGACCTCATGGCGGCGCACAAGCTGAACCGGCTCCACCTGCACCTGGTGGACGACCAGGGGTGGCGGGTCGAGAGCCGGATCGCCCCCAGGCTGCACGAGGTGGCCTCGCACCGGCCGCGCACGGCCACCGGCCGGCGCGAGGACGGGCCCGCCTTCGACGAGGTGCCGCACGGCGGCTACTACACGCTGGACGACCTCGCGGAGATCGCCTCCTACGCCCGGGCGCGGGCCGTGACGATCGTGCCCGAGATCGACGTGCCGGGACACGCCTCGGCGATCCTCGCGGCCTATCCCGCGCTCGACGCGCGGGCCACGGACGGCCGGGAGCCCGAGCCCTTCACCGTGCTGGACCGGTGGGGCATCTCCCCCGCGATCCTGTCCCCCCTCCCGCCGACGGTCGACTTCCTGATCGCGGTGATCGACGAGATGCTCGGCGCGCTGGGCGAGACGCCCTACGTGCACGTCGGCGGGGACGAGTGCGTGCTCGACGACTGGGCCGCCGCGCCGGAGATCGTCGCCTACCGGCGGGAGCTCGGCCTGGAGAGCCTGAGCGACCTGCACGCCTGGTTCCTGCGCAGGCTGGCGGACCTGCTGGCCGAGCGGGGCAGCCGGGCGGTCGTCTGGGACGAGGCGTTCGTCAGCGGCATGCTGCGGCCCGACACGATCGTGATGCCGTGGCGCGGGCCGGGAGTGGCCCGGCGCGCCGCCGAGGCCGGGCACGACGTGGTGCAGACACCGGTCTTCCCGCTCTACTTCGACTACGCCGAGGCCGCCTCCGAGGAGGAGCCGCTCGCCATCGGTGAGGCGATCACCGTCTCGGACGTCGCGGCCTTCGACCCGGCGCCGGAGTCGTGGACGGCCGGGCAGCGGGAGCGTGTCGTCGGGGCGCAGTTCCAGCTGTGGACCGAGCGCCTGCCCGACGGGCGGGCGGTGGACTACCGGGCCTGGCCCCGGGGCTGCGCGCTGGCCGAGGTCGCCTGGTCCGGCGCGGCCGGCCCCGGGTTCGCCGCGCGGCTCGAAAGGCACCTGGGCCGGCTGGACGCGCTGGGGGTCGAGTATCGCCCGCTGACCGGCCCGCGCCCCTGGCAGCTCGGCGGGGCCGGCCACCGCCGGCACCGCCCGGGGGCCGTCAAGGTGGAGGAGGTCATGAAGCGCCTGGAGGAGCTGACCCACCTCGCGGACTCCACCCGGCCGAGCATGTGA
- a CDS encoding N-acetylmuramoyl-L-alanine amidase, which yields MTTKAFAAALVLCGLSAAACGGTAGTVSGATAGSAGNGEPTSRTVSRATEAAPAAAVTTAGGKAPAKPLSGKVVVVDPGHNGLNYKFPAKINKQVNVLTQWKACDTTGTATNNGYSEAAFTWDVSQRLAKILRERGATVKLTRPNNSGVGPCITERAAIGNKAKADAAISVHADGAAPAGHGFHVIIPKKINGPVDPVVGASRELGLDVRDSIKSVAGMPYSTYIGSKALSFRNDLGGLNLSTVPKIFVECGNMRNSGDAAKFQNPAFRQKMALSLADGLQNYLK from the coding sequence GTGACCACCAAAGCATTCGCGGCGGCCCTTGTCCTGTGCGGCCTGAGCGCCGCCGCCTGCGGCGGCACCGCCGGCACCGTCAGCGGCGCCACCGCGGGCTCGGCGGGGAACGGCGAGCCCACCTCCCGGACGGTGTCCCGGGCCACCGAGGCGGCCCCGGCCGCCGCGGTCACCACGGCGGGTGGGAAGGCCCCGGCCAAGCCGCTGAGCGGCAAGGTCGTGGTCGTCGACCCGGGCCACAACGGGCTCAACTACAAGTTCCCCGCGAAGATCAACAAGCAGGTCAACGTCCTGACCCAGTGGAAGGCCTGCGACACCACCGGCACCGCCACCAACAACGGCTACAGCGAGGCCGCCTTCACCTGGGACGTCTCCCAGCGCCTGGCCAAGATCCTCCGGGAGCGCGGCGCGACGGTGAAGCTGACCCGCCCGAACAACTCCGGCGTGGGCCCGTGCATCACCGAGCGGGCGGCGATCGGTAACAAGGCCAAGGCGGACGCGGCGATCTCGGTCCACGCCGACGGGGCGGCCCCGGCCGGCCACGGCTTCCACGTGATCATCCCGAAGAAGATCAACGGTCCGGTGGACCCGGTGGTGGGCGCCTCCAGGGAGCTCGGTCTCGACGTGCGCGACTCCATCAAGTCCGTCGCCGGCATGCCCTACTCCACCTACATCGGCAGCAAGGCCCTGAGCTTCCGCAACGACCTCGGCGGCCTGAACCTCTCCACGGTTCCCAAGATCTTCGTCGAGTGCGGCAACATGCGGAACTCGGGTGACGCGGCCAAGTTCCAGAACCCGGCGTTCCGGCAGAAGATGGCGCTCTCCCTCGCCGACGGGCTGCAGAACTACCTCAAGTAA
- a CDS encoding LacI family DNA-binding transcriptional regulator gives MSGPPVNTTVTRARGFAEPVSPDGGGPRPRPTIRNVAERAGVSKSLVSLVLRGSPHVSEHRRQAVLQAARELGYRPNAVARSLVEGRTHLVGALVADLHNPFYAEFLDGLQESLHGDGLRLLIGNSQWDPAFEDEAVEAFLELRVDGLVLLGIAPTSETLIEATGYTPTVVVGERDIDLGGVDIVVDDDQLGARLAIDHLVELGHRRIAHIEGSRSSSGRFRCEGYLVAMRRHALAPYIMVEQGECTEEGGALTARSLLTRDPRPTAIFAANDAVAMGVLSAAAELGLRVPEDLSVVGYDNIQLAAAQPISLTTVDQPRRAMGRSAATLLSDRIGDPGKTSRLRQVTPRLVVRRSTGPVQG, from the coding sequence ATGTCAGGACCACCGGTCAACACCACCGTCACCCGAGCCCGCGGGTTCGCCGAGCCCGTCTCACCGGACGGCGGCGGACCACGCCCACGGCCCACGATCCGCAACGTGGCCGAGCGGGCCGGTGTCTCCAAATCACTGGTGTCGCTCGTGCTACGCGGTTCGCCGCACGTCAGCGAGCACCGCAGGCAGGCAGTGCTGCAGGCGGCCAGAGAACTCGGCTACCGGCCCAACGCGGTCGCGCGCAGCCTGGTCGAGGGCCGCACCCACCTGGTCGGGGCGCTCGTCGCCGACCTGCACAACCCGTTCTACGCCGAGTTCCTCGACGGCCTGCAGGAGAGCCTGCACGGCGACGGCCTCCGGCTGCTCATCGGCAACAGCCAGTGGGACCCGGCCTTCGAGGACGAGGCGGTCGAGGCGTTCCTGGAGCTGCGGGTCGACGGGCTCGTGCTGCTCGGCATCGCGCCCACCAGCGAGACGCTCATCGAGGCCACCGGCTACACGCCGACGGTCGTGGTGGGCGAGCGCGACATCGACCTCGGCGGCGTGGACATCGTCGTGGACGACGACCAGCTCGGCGCCCGCCTGGCCATCGACCATCTCGTGGAGCTCGGCCACCGCCGGATCGCCCACATCGAGGGCTCCCGCTCCTCCTCCGGACGGTTCCGGTGCGAGGGCTACCTGGTGGCGATGCGCAGGCACGCGCTGGCGCCGTACATCATGGTCGAGCAGGGAGAGTGCACCGAGGAGGGCGGCGCGCTGACCGCGCGGAGCCTGCTCACCCGCGACCCCCGGCCCACCGCGATCTTCGCCGCCAACGACGCCGTCGCCATGGGCGTGCTCTCCGCCGCGGCCGAGCTGGGCCTGCGGGTGCCCGAGGACCTCTCCGTGGTCGGCTACGACAACATCCAGCTCGCGGCGGCCCAGCCGATCTCGCTGACCACCGTCGACCAGCCCCGCCGCGCCATGGGCCGCTCGGCGGCGACGCTGCTCAGTGACCGGATCGGCGACCCGGGCAAGACCTCGCGCCTGCGCCAGGTCACCCCCCGGCTCGTCGTACGGCGCAGCACGGGCCCCGTCCAGGGGTAA
- a CDS encoding TetR/AcrR family transcriptional regulator, which produces MGSTSGAAKQDRPAAEAARPARRRLSVDRRREELMAAALELFSKRDAEDVSIDDVASAAGASRALVYHYFGGKQELYVAALKSAAAELEARLQPPGGGRPLDDLAGGLGRYFDFVEEHAAGFAALLRGGPANRSGEIGEIVDSVRHRLFRLIMKQMRVDEPGPALRITLRSWIASVETAGLDWLEHRDIGRPGLERMLVDQMVALLGVAAEHDAQVRQLLEDLVREHAP; this is translated from the coding sequence GTGGGTTCGACATCCGGAGCTGCCAAGCAGGACAGACCTGCGGCGGAGGCCGCGCGACCGGCGCGGCGCAGGCTCAGCGTGGACCGGCGCCGCGAGGAGCTCATGGCGGCGGCCCTGGAGCTGTTCAGCAAGCGCGATGCCGAGGATGTCTCCATCGACGACGTGGCCTCGGCGGCCGGTGCGTCGCGGGCCCTGGTCTACCACTACTTCGGCGGCAAGCAGGAGCTCTACGTCGCCGCGCTGAAGAGCGCGGCGGCCGAGCTGGAGGCGCGCCTGCAGCCCCCGGGGGGCGGCCGGCCGCTCGACGACCTCGCCGGGGGACTGGGGCGCTACTTCGACTTCGTCGAGGAGCACGCGGCGGGGTTCGCCGCGCTGCTCAGGGGCGGCCCGGCCAATCGCAGCGGCGAGATCGGGGAGATCGTCGACAGTGTCCGGCACCGTCTGTTCCGCCTCATCATGAAACAGATGCGGGTCGACGAGCCGGGGCCCGCCCTCCGCATCACGCTGCGGTCGTGGATCGCCTCCGTCGAGACGGCTGGTCTCGACTGGCTGGAGCACCGGGACATCGGGCGCCCGGGGCTTGAGCGCATGCTGGTCGATCAGATGGTGGCGCTGCTCGGGGTGGCCGCGGAGCACGACGCGCAGGTCCGGCAGCTCCTTGAGGATCTGGTCCGCGAACACGCACCGTGA
- the bldC gene encoding developmental transcriptional regulator BldC: MSARTPEAEPLLTPAEVATMFRVDPKTVTRWAKAGKLTSIRTLGGHRRYRETEVRALLAGIPQQRSE, from the coding sequence ATGTCAGCTCGTACACCCGAGGCAGAGCCGCTGCTCACCCCGGCGGAGGTCGCAACCATGTTCCGCGTCGATCCCAAGACCGTTACACGGTGGGCGAAGGCCGGCAAGTTGACGTCCATCCGCACGCTGGGTGGGCACCGCCGCTACCGGGAGACCGAGGTTCGCGCGCTGCTGGCGGGGATTCCACAGCAGCGTTCCGAATAA
- a CDS encoding Leu/Phe/Val dehydrogenase — translation MTDVFGLSHKDTSPVSGQAKHEQVIFCSDERSGLHAIIAIYNTALGPSLGGTRFYPYESEQAALADVLNLSRAMAYKNALAGLDLGGGKAVIIGDPATDKSEALLRAYGRFVQSLGGRYFTACDVGTYSEDMDIVARESSYVTGRTVAQGGAGDSSILTAYGVFQGMRAAAEHVYGASTLRGRRIGVEGVGKVGHRLVDHLVEDGAEVVICDVSEQAVERVRSRHPQVEVVADQVELTAAGIDVYAPCALGGALDDDTVARLRAAIVCGGANNQLAHPGVEKELADRGILYAPDYVVNSGGVIQVADEIQGFNMERAKAKATQIYDTTLKIFRAAAEDGIPPAVAADRLAERRMSEVGRIRGIWLGH, via the coding sequence GTGACCGACGTCTTCGGGCTGTCTCACAAGGACACCAGCCCCGTAAGCGGCCAAGCCAAGCACGAGCAGGTCATCTTCTGCTCCGACGAGCGCAGCGGCCTCCACGCGATCATCGCGATCTACAACACCGCCCTCGGCCCGAGCCTCGGGGGCACCAGGTTCTATCCCTACGAGAGCGAGCAGGCCGCGCTGGCCGACGTCCTCAACCTCTCGCGGGCGATGGCCTACAAGAACGCCCTGGCCGGACTCGACCTCGGCGGCGGCAAGGCCGTCATCATCGGCGATCCGGCCACGGACAAGAGCGAGGCGCTGCTGCGCGCCTACGGCCGGTTCGTGCAGTCCCTCGGCGGCCGCTACTTCACCGCGTGCGACGTGGGCACCTACAGCGAGGACATGGACATCGTGGCCCGCGAGAGCTCCTACGTGACCGGCCGCACGGTCGCCCAGGGCGGGGCGGGCGACTCCTCGATCCTGACCGCCTACGGCGTGTTCCAGGGCATGCGGGCCGCGGCCGAGCACGTCTACGGCGCGTCGACGCTGCGCGGCAGGCGGATCGGCGTCGAGGGCGTGGGCAAGGTGGGTCACCGCCTGGTCGACCATCTCGTCGAGGACGGCGCCGAGGTCGTGATCTGCGACGTCAGCGAACAGGCGGTCGAGCGGGTCCGGAGCCGTCACCCCCAGGTCGAGGTCGTCGCCGACCAGGTGGAGCTCACCGCGGCCGGCATCGACGTCTACGCCCCCTGCGCGCTCGGCGGGGCGCTGGACGACGACACGGTCGCCCGGCTGCGCGCCGCGATCGTCTGCGGCGGGGCCAACAACCAGCTCGCCCACCCGGGCGTGGAGAAGGAGCTCGCCGACCGGGGCATCCTCTACGCGCCCGACTACGTGGTCAACTCCGGCGGCGTCATCCAGGTCGCGGACGAGATCCAGGGGTTCAACATGGAACGGGCCAAGGCAAAGGCGACCCAGATCTACGACACGACTCTCAAGATTTTCCGGGCGGCGGCGGAGGATGGCATCCCTCCGGCTGTCGCAGCCGATAGGCTAGCCGAACGCAGAATGTCGGAAGTCGGGCGAATTAGGGGCATTTGGCTAGGCCACTAG
- a CDS encoding DUF3073 domain-containing protein → MGRGRAKAKQVKVARQLKYNSGGTDLERLRDELGVRDDSNHNDDADDSYDELADRYADYADDFGSGDDRDEGAPGRR, encoded by the coding sequence ATGGGGCGCGGCCGAGCAAAGGCCAAGCAGGTCAAGGTTGCTCGCCAGCTGAAGTACAACAGCGGTGGCACTGATCTTGAGCGTCTTCGCGACGAGCTCGGAGTCAGAGACGACTCCAACCACAATGACGACGCCGACGACTCCTACGATGAACTGGCGGATCGGTATGCCGATTACGCCGATGACTTCGGTTCCGGAGACGACCGGGACGAAGGCGCGCCCGGCCGCCGCTAG
- the purM gene encoding phosphoribosylformylglycinamidine cyclo-ligase, translated as MTSYAAAGVDIDAGERAVELMKSKVARSRRPEVVDDASGFAGLFDASALLGYRRPLLTTSTDGVGTKVMLAQALGKHDTIGIDLVGMVVDDLVVCGAEPLFMTDYIACGKVVPERIAEIVGGVAEGCRLAGCALIGGETAEHPGAMGADEYDLAGAATGVVEAEKMLGRDRVREGDVVLALASSGVHSNGYSLVRHIIKLAGLSLEAELAELGRTLGEELLEPTRIYSLDCLELARALDVHAYAHITGGGLEGNLSRSLPPTLDALLDRSSWTPPAVFEVLAGHGKVAQADMDRTFNLGVGMAAIVPPEAVDPALALLKERDLPAWVLGEIVPGTGRAHYR; from the coding sequence GTGACCAGCTATGCAGCTGCCGGCGTGGACATCGACGCGGGCGAGCGCGCCGTCGAGCTGATGAAGTCGAAGGTCGCCCGGTCCCGGCGGCCCGAGGTCGTCGACGACGCCAGCGGCTTCGCCGGTCTCTTCGACGCCTCGGCCCTGCTGGGCTACCGGCGGCCCCTGCTGACCACCTCGACCGACGGGGTGGGCACCAAGGTCATGCTGGCGCAGGCGCTCGGCAAGCACGACACGATCGGCATCGACCTGGTCGGCATGGTCGTGGACGACCTGGTGGTCTGCGGCGCCGAGCCGCTGTTCATGACCGACTACATCGCCTGCGGGAAGGTCGTCCCCGAGCGGATCGCCGAGATCGTGGGCGGCGTCGCCGAGGGCTGCCGTCTGGCGGGCTGCGCCCTGATCGGCGGCGAGACGGCCGAGCACCCCGGGGCGATGGGCGCCGACGAGTACGACCTGGCGGGCGCCGCCACCGGCGTGGTCGAGGCCGAGAAGATGCTCGGCCGGGACCGGGTCCGCGAGGGCGACGTGGTGCTGGCGCTGGCCTCCTCCGGCGTGCACTCCAACGGCTACTCGCTGGTCCGGCACATCATCAAGCTCGCCGGGCTCTCCCTGGAGGCCGAGCTCGCCGAGCTGGGCCGGACCCTGGGCGAGGAGCTGCTGGAGCCGACCAGGATCTACTCCCTCGACTGCCTGGAGCTGGCCCGCGCGCTCGACGTGCACGCCTACGCGCACATCACCGGCGGCGGCCTGGAGGGCAACCTGTCACGCTCCCTGCCGCCGACGCTGGACGCGCTGCTGGACCGCTCGTCCTGGACCCCGCCGGCCGTCTTCGAGGTGCTCGCGGGGCACGGCAAGGTGGCCCAGGCCGACATGGACCGCACCTTCAACCTGGGGGTGGGGATGGCGGCGATCGTCCCGCCGGAGGCCGTCGACCCGGCTCTGGCCCTGCTCAAGGAGCGCGACCTGCCGGCCTGGGTGCTCGGCGAGATCGTCCCCGGCACCGGCCGGGCGCACTACCGCTAG
- the purF gene encoding amidophosphoribosyltransferase produces MLKGDGHLSHDLDPHDRPPKDACGVFGVWAPGEEVSKLTYYGLYALQHRGQESAGIAVSEGSRILVYKDMGLVAQVFDESILGTLRGHLAVGHCRYSTTGSSVWENAQPTLSSTEDGGLALAHNGNLINTPELARRLAPGATRATTDTEVLASLLAQDRSQSIDDAAAELLPQVKGAYSLVFMNEKTLYAARDPQGIRPLVLGRLERGWVVASETAALDIVGATFVREIEPGELITIDERGVRSRKFALAEPKGCLFEYVYLARPDTTIAGRSVQSTRVEVGRVLAREHPVEADLVIPTPESGTPAAVGYAEESGIPYGQGLVKNSYVGRTFIQPSQTIRQLGIRLKLNPLKEVVAGKRLVVVDDSIVRGNTQRAIVKMLREAGAREVHVRISSPPVSWPCFYGIDFATRAELIAGSLSVEEIRASLGADSLGYISLEGLTQATTIPAERLCRACFDGVYPIAIDRDNVGKYVLEAKL; encoded by the coding sequence ATGACCGGCCCCCGAAGGACGCATGTGGCGTCTTCGGCGTCTGGGCACCAGGGGAGGAAGTCTCCAAACTCACCTACTACGGGCTGTACGCGTTGCAGCACCGCGGTCAAGAATCCGCGGGCATCGCGGTCAGCGAGGGCAGCCGGATCCTCGTCTACAAGGACATGGGCCTGGTGGCCCAGGTCTTCGACGAGTCGATCCTCGGGACCCTCCGCGGCCACCTGGCCGTCGGTCACTGCCGCTACTCGACCACCGGGTCGAGCGTCTGGGAGAACGCCCAGCCGACGCTCAGTTCGACCGAGGACGGCGGGCTCGCGCTCGCCCACAACGGAAACCTGATCAACACTCCGGAGCTGGCCCGGCGCCTGGCCCCGGGCGCGACCAGGGCGACCACCGACACCGAGGTCCTGGCGTCGCTGCTGGCCCAGGACCGCAGCCAGTCCATCGACGACGCCGCCGCCGAGCTCCTGCCGCAGGTCAAGGGCGCCTACTCGCTCGTCTTCATGAACGAGAAGACGCTCTACGCGGCCCGTGACCCGCAGGGCATCCGCCCGCTGGTGCTGGGCCGGCTGGAGCGCGGCTGGGTCGTCGCCTCCGAGACCGCCGCCCTCGACATCGTGGGCGCCACCTTCGTCCGGGAGATCGAGCCCGGCGAGCTGATCACCATCGACGAGCGCGGCGTGCGGTCCCGCAAGTTCGCGCTGGCCGAGCCCAAGGGCTGCCTGTTCGAATACGTCTACCTGGCCCGCCCCGACACCACGATCGCCGGGCGCAGCGTGCAGAGCACCCGCGTCGAGGTCGGCCGCGTGCTGGCCCGCGAGCACCCGGTCGAGGCCGACCTGGTCATCCCGACCCCGGAGTCCGGCACCCCCGCCGCCGTGGGCTACGCCGAGGAGAGCGGGATCCCGTACGGCCAGGGCCTGGTCAAGAACTCCTACGTCGGCCGGACCTTCATCCAGCCGTCCCAGACGATCCGCCAGCTCGGCATCCGGCTCAAGCTCAACCCGCTGAAGGAAGTCGTCGCGGGCAAGCGTCTGGTCGTCGTGGACGACTCGATCGTGCGCGGCAACACCCAGCGGGCGATCGTCAAGATGCTGCGTGAGGCCGGCGCGCGGGAGGTCCACGTCCGGATCTCCTCTCCCCCGGTCTCCTGGCCGTGCTTCTACGGCATCGACTTCGCGACCCGGGCCGAGCTGATCGCCGGTTCGCTCAGCGTGGAGGAGATCCGTGCCTCGCTCGGCGCCGACTCCCTCGGATACATCTCGCTGGAGGGCCTGACCCAGGCCACCACGATCCCCGCCGAGCGGCTCTGCCGAGCCTGCTTCGACGGCGTGTATCCGATCGCCATCGACCGTGACAACGTGGGCAAATACGTCCTGGAGGCCAAGCTGTGA